The window CCGTCGCGAGGTCACCCAAAAACACGCCCTCGGCGACCTCCTCCGTGCCCGCTCCCTCGGTACTGATGCGTTCCATGATACGAGTTCTCCTGAGTCGTGGGCCGAGTTCCTAATAAACATTCTGGAGGAATTTTTAAGTGCGAAACCCACCATCGGTCTAGAGACATGGCAACTGGTGACAGGGTACGGCTGTTCCACCTCCCGTTTTCGTTCATGCTGCCCCAGCGGGTGGCCCACGAGCGGGGGTACTTCGAGGAGGCGGGGCTAGCGGTAGAGCTGATCGAGCGCGACCGGGAGTCGGTCGACGTGAAATACATCCCGAGCGAGTCGAGCCTGACGGAGGATCACGGGATCGACCTCTACCCGATCTGCAAGTGGGAATCGATCAAACGCACCTGGGAGATGGGTGACGGACGGATCGTCGCGAAGGGCACGTTTGCCGACCTCCCCTACACCGTCTTCGTCCGGCCCGATTCCGACGTCACGGGGCCGAAGGACCTGGCGGGCGTCCCGGTTGCGGTCAACCGCCGAACCGGTCAGGAGTACACCGCGATGAGGGCCTTAGAGGAGCACATGGCACCCGAGGACGTGATCCTGAAGGGCTTCGGGATGCCGACCGAGCGCCTGCGCGCGCTCCGGGACGGCGAGGTCGAGGCCGCGATCCTACTCGACCCCCAGAGTACGCTTGCGGAACACATGGGTTTTCGGGAAGTCCTCTCGTTCGACAACCACATGGGGATCGTCGGCGGCGAGGGTATCGATAGCGAGGTCCTCGACGCCTTCATGGCCGCCTACGACCGGGCGGCCATGGAGATCAACGCGAACCCCGAGGTGTTCAGGGAAGACTACCTCGACATGCTCGAGAAGGACTCGCGGGTCGCACCGGGTCTCTTCGAGGACATCGACATGGGCGCGGTGCGCGCGGACCTCTCGGTGCCGCGCTACGAGGTGCCCGAACCTGCCGACCGGGCGGAGCTGGACGAACACTTGGAGTGGATGAAGGAGCGGGAACTGGTCGAGGAGAGCGCCGACATCGACCGGATCGTCGCCAATTAACATGGACGTCGAAACCCAACAGGCGGCGCTCGACGCCCTCCACGACGATCCGGGCGACTTGCCGGTGTTCCGGGCGCGCTTCGAGCACAACGGCAGCCCGCGGTACATGCTCTATACGATCAAGAAGTTCGGCT is drawn from Halalkalicoccus subterraneus and contains these coding sequences:
- a CDS encoding ABC transporter substrate-binding protein → MATGDRVRLFHLPFSFMLPQRVAHERGYFEEAGLAVELIERDRESVDVKYIPSESSLTEDHGIDLYPICKWESIKRTWEMGDGRIVAKGTFADLPYTVFVRPDSDVTGPKDLAGVPVAVNRRTGQEYTAMRALEEHMAPEDVILKGFGMPTERLRALRDGEVEAAILLDPQSTLAEHMGFREVLSFDNHMGIVGGEGIDSEVLDAFMAAYDRAAMEINANPEVFREDYLDMLEKDSRVAPGLFEDIDMGAVRADLSVPRYEVPEPADRAELDEHLEWMKERELVEESADIDRIVAN